The region CTACCCAGGGGCGCGCCACCTACACCATGACGTTCGATCACTACGAACCGGTACCCAAGTCGGTTGCGGATGATATAGTCGCAAAAGTAAAAGGTTAATCAATTACGTTACCAACATTTCTCTGAGGAGGGCCTGTTATCATGGCGAAGGCTAAATTCGAGCGTAACAAACCGCATGTAAACATCGGGACGATAGGTCACGTTGACCACGGCAAGACCACTTTGACGGCAGCGATCACGAAGGTATTGGCCGGTAAGGGTCAGGCCGAATTCAAGGCATTCGACCAGATCGACAACGCTCCTGAAGAGCGTGAGCGCGGTATTACGATTGCCACTGCGCACGTTGAATACGAGACGGACAAGCGTCACTACGCCCACGTTGACTGCCCGGGCCATGCCGACTACGTGAAGAACATGATCACTGGTGCCGCGCAGATGGACGGCGCGATCCTGGTCGTGTCCGCCGCCGACGGCCCCATGCCCCAGACGCGTGAGCACATCCTGCTTGCCCGCCAGGTAGGCGTACCCTATATCGTCGTGTTCCTGAACAAGGCCGACATGGTGGACGACGCCGAGCTGCTGGAGCTGGTGGAGTTGGAGATCCGCGAACTGCTGTCCAGCTACGACTTCCCGGGCGACGACATTCCCATCATCAAAGGTTCGGCCCTGCAGGCGCTGAACGGCGAGAAGGGCGAACTGGCCGAGCCGGCCATCATTGCCCTGATGGATGCGGTCGATGCCTACATCCCCGATCCGGAGCGCGCCATCGACAAGCCGTTCCTGATGCCGGTGGAAGACGTGTTCTCCATCTCCGGTCGCGGTACGGTTGCCACCGGCCGTGTTGAGCGCGGTATCGTCAAGGTTGGCGAAGAGGTCGAGATCGTCGGCATCAAGGCCACGGCCAAGACCACGGTTACGGGCGTGGAGATGTTCCGCAAGCTGCTGGACGAAGGTCGTGCCGGCGACAACATCGGTGCGCTGCTGCGCGGCGTGAAGCGTGAGGACATCGAGCGCGGCCAGGTGTTGGCGAAGCCGGGCAGCATCACCCCGCACACCAAGTTCAAGGCCGAAGCGTACGTCCTGACCAAGGAAGAGGGCGGCCGCCATACTCCGTTCTTCAACGGATACCGTCCGCAGTTCTACTTCCGTACCACGGACGTGACGGGCGTTGCCGAACTTCCCGCGGGTATTGAGATGGTCATGCCGGGCGACAACGTTGCCATGACCGTGAAACTGATCACCCCGATCGCCATGGACGAAGGTTTGCGTTTCGCCATCCGTGAAGGTGGCCGTACCGTTGGCGCCGGCGTCGTCAGCTCGATCATCGAATAAAACGTTACGAGGATATCAATGCAGAGCCAGAAGATCAGAATCCGCCTTAAGGCATATGACCACAAGTTGCTGGACGTTTCGGTAGGCGAAATCGTTGAAACGGCGAAAAGGACCGGAGCCCGCGTGGCCGGACCGATCCCGCTGCCGACGACCATCAATAAGTACTGCGTTCTCCGTGGACCGCACGTTGATAAAAAGTCCCGGGATCAGTTTGAAATTCGGACCCACAAACGTCTGATCGACATTCTCGATCCTACGCAGCAGACCGTGGATGCCCTGATGAAACTGGACCTGTCCGCCGGTGTGGACGTTGAAATCAAACTGTAACGGATAATACGACTGAATAGGAATGGCTATGAAGAAAGGTATCATCGCAAAAAAACTGGGCATGACCCAGATATTCCTGGAAGACGGCACCAAGGTTCCGGTTACGGTTGTTCAGGCTGGCCCCTGCGTCGTCGTTCAGAAAAAAACCACCGATAGCGATGGTTATACGGCGGTTCAGATTGGTTTCGAGCAGGTGAGCGCCGCCAACACCACGAAGCCCCTCCTGGGGCATTGCACGAAAGCCGGCCAGGGCGTCTTCAGGTACCTGCGCGAGTTCAAACTCGAGAACGCCGCCGAGCTGAATGTTGGCGATACCCTTACCCTCGATCAGTTTCAGCCCGGCGATTATGTGGATGTTACCGGGACCAGCATCGGCAAAGGTTTCCAGGGCGTCATCAAGCGCTGGAACTTCAAGGGTGGTCGTGCTTCCCACGGTTCGCGCTTCCACAGGGCGCCCGGTTCCATCGGCGCTTCCGCCACCCCTTCCCATGTCTTCAAGAACAAGAAGATGCCGGGGCAGTTGGGCAACGAACGTGTAACCGTGCAGAGACTCCAGGTCGTACGTGTGGTTTCTGCCGATAACCTGCTGTTGATCAAGGGGGCGATCCCTGGCCATGCCAACAATATCGTCCTCATCAAACAGAGTGTCAAAGCTTAGTAATCAATCGGGAGTAACAGTATGCCTTCGATAGCGGTTTATAACATGAACAAACAGCAGGTGGGCGAGGTGCAGTTGCCGGACGCAGTCTTCGGCACCGAGGTGAAGGAGTATCTCATTCACCAGGCACTCCGTATCCAGCTTGCCAACAGACGAGCCGGGACCGTGGCGGTAAAGAACCGCGCGGCCGTTTCCGGCGGCGGCAAGAAGCCTTTCAAACAGAAAGGCACCGGCAATGCCCGTCAGGGCTGCAGCCGGGCCCCTCAGTATCCGGGTGGTGGCGTTGCCTTCGGTCCGCAGCCCAAGACCTATAACCTGAGCATGAACAAGAAAGCCCGTGCCGCCGCACTCTGTTCGCTCCTTTCGTTCCAGTACAAGAGCGAAAGCATCACGGTGCTCGACAAGCTCGATTTCGACAAGATCTCAACCAAGGATTTTGCCGGCTTCATGCAGCGGTTCGAACTTGAGAAGTCCCTGATCGTCACCGATAGCCCAAGCAATAATCTCTACCTTTCTGCGCGGAACGT is a window of Geobacter sp. FeAm09 DNA encoding:
- the tuf gene encoding elongation factor Tu; translated protein: MAKAKFERNKPHVNIGTIGHVDHGKTTLTAAITKVLAGKGQAEFKAFDQIDNAPEERERGITIATAHVEYETDKRHYAHVDCPGHADYVKNMITGAAQMDGAILVVSAADGPMPQTREHILLARQVGVPYIVVFLNKADMVDDAELLELVELEIRELLSSYDFPGDDIPIIKGSALQALNGEKGELAEPAIIALMDAVDAYIPDPERAIDKPFLMPVEDVFSISGRGTVATGRVERGIVKVGEEVEIVGIKATAKTTVTGVEMFRKLLDEGRAGDNIGALLRGVKREDIERGQVLAKPGSITPHTKFKAEAYVLTKEEGGRHTPFFNGYRPQFYFRTTDVTGVAELPAGIEMVMPGDNVAMTVKLITPIAMDEGLRFAIREGGRTVGAGVVSSIIE
- the rpsJ gene encoding 30S ribosomal protein S10; this translates as MQSQKIRIRLKAYDHKLLDVSVGEIVETAKRTGARVAGPIPLPTTINKYCVLRGPHVDKKSRDQFEIRTHKRLIDILDPTQQTVDALMKLDLSAGVDVEIKL
- the rplC gene encoding 50S ribosomal protein L3 encodes the protein MKKGIIAKKLGMTQIFLEDGTKVPVTVVQAGPCVVVQKKTTDSDGYTAVQIGFEQVSAANTTKPLLGHCTKAGQGVFRYLREFKLENAAELNVGDTLTLDQFQPGDYVDVTGTSIGKGFQGVIKRWNFKGGRASHGSRFHRAPGSIGASATPSHVFKNKKMPGQLGNERVTVQRLQVVRVVSADNLLLIKGAIPGHANNIVLIKQSVKA
- the rplD gene encoding 50S ribosomal protein L4, translated to MPSIAVYNMNKQQVGEVQLPDAVFGTEVKEYLIHQALRIQLANRRAGTVAVKNRAAVSGGGKKPFKQKGTGNARQGCSRAPQYPGGGVAFGPQPKTYNLSMNKKARAAALCSLLSFQYKSESITVLDKLDFDKISTKDFAGFMQRFELEKSLIVTDSPSNNLYLSARNVPHVKLLKVSALNVHDMLKYKNIIFTQDAVQTVEGALQK